The Pontibacter korlensis sequence AATAGCAGTGCAAGTAGACTTTAGGTAGGTAAAATAGCTTTGGAATAGCTATACGTAAAACTTAACATAAGTATAACATTATGTGATCGTTTTGTATTAAATATATTCGAGATTAAATGCTTTACTTAAAAAGTACTATCAAAATGAATCATATGACTTCTTATTGTTAGTGAAGTGATGATGGTGATTTATGATTCTAAAAGCTTGATAAATAATATTTTGCATAATTTTAGGGTCTTTGCTGAGAATAAGAGCTGTAGTAGCATCAACCTTTTTTATGAGAGGAGAGGTGTAGAGCAAAATAACTGATAATGTATTCTATATTATACTTTGCTGCTGTCTGTATAGCTTGATGGTTGTGATTATTATTTAGTATTCTTAAGAATACATTCTAAAATAAAGTCCAAAGCGCTGGTGCATAAAACTATACTGCTTACTTTACCTTCTGCCATCCATGGTACGAAATTGTGGCGGAAGCATTCTAGTAAAGCTAATAGGAACTGTACAGTCGTTCCCGGTATAGTACCGGATATTACGTAGAACCTGTTCCTGCTGGGCAAATTCGTACTCACTCTTCTTCAAGACCTGGCGTAGACTTTGGTTAGTAACGCGATGGTCCAGTAGCACTTCATTCCTATTATGAAGAAGGTATTTTCGGGTGAGTTGCCAGAACAGTTCCATATCTTCGGAGTAAAGAGCGGTATACATGCCAACATCTTCCACTGCTTGCTTCCTGTACATTACGGTGGGGTGGTATACCCAATAGGTAAATATTAGGTTGTAGTATAAATGTTCGCTCTGGAACTTGTCTATTCTTATTTCTTGGCCATCCTCTGTAATTACCCTTACAAGTGATGATACCATCATGCACTGCGGGTGCTCAAGAAGATAGTTGATTTGCGCTTCCAGCCGGTAAGTCTTTGGATAGCGGTAAGGTACAAGAGCTAATTTTAGGAGTTGGCAGGTTATATCATTCTCCATGTTCTCTCGCTCCAAGTATGTCTCTAGCCTTTCCAGGAAAAACTTTCTTACTAGGTGGTAATGGCCATCAACTCGCACTTGTACAACTATCGATCCCGTCCGCAGTCTGTACTTGTCCTGATGTAGAAAGGAGATGGTAAACTTGCTCTTTTAAATACATCTTATGTAGTAGAGCCTGATCTTTATAAAGCTGTAGTTCTTTTCTAAAGCTTTCCTCAAAGCCGCCCACTTTCACTAACACTTTCTTTGTGAACTTTAGTCCGGAGGGGCATGGCGCAGCACCTGATCCCAGCGGGTAGAGGTGGGGCAGTAACTCTGTCGGCAGGTAGAGCCTGTCTTGCGGTGCTCCTATAGGCATAAGTTTATCTTGCTTCTGTGTGTCGCTCCTCCAGCGGTACCCATATAATGAGGCTTCAGCATCCACAGCTATAGCTGGATGCTGCTGGAATATATATAGTGCTTAAAACTGATGCTAAAGATTTGTTATAAAGTTGTAAGTAGATCGAATTTGCAAAGTAAATACTTGCAGTTTGCTTCCGCTAGCCTTGCATTAGGTTTTAAGTTGTTGATTTACAGATATTAGAATATTTGTGATATTTCTGGCCACTCAAATTTGTGATTTGAGCTGCCCCTAAATTGTAATTCTTTATATTCCTAGCTGTCAATTTAATATAGGACAATTGTTGCCCATTATTAAAAAGTACAGTTACGGCTTTACTTCTTTTCATGAATATAGGAGAGGTGTCTTAATCTTAATAAATTGTGTTTGATTCCAAGCTCCAGTCAATTGCCATGTAGGCTGGGTCCTTGGAGTAGCTTCAAAATGTTCTAATAATAAAACAAGATTTAATTTAGTGAATATATGACTTTTTTGGTTCCACAACTTGTGGAATATGTTGTATTTATAAGAAGATGTGGCTATTTATAAAGATTCTTAGGGGGAAATTGGTAAATGGTTTTCAAATCTGAAATAGGCTCCTTTATCTTTGTCACAGTCAAATGAACGAAATATGCAAATAGTCTCTAGGTTTAAGACTTTGCTTTTTAGTTATGGATCATGTTGAATTTTAGAATATTGTATTGCTTATGAAGAAAATTTTAGGCCAATCTTAATATAGTAAAAAGCATATTTTAAAATCGTTTTAATCATAATAGAAAAACAGTTATATAAGCTGCTATAACAAATTATCAACTTTATTAAATTTTATAACAGCTCAAATATCATTTTCACCTTTTAGCCAAAGAAAAATGAATTCAAGATTGAAGTATTTCCTTATGCCCCTACTTGTAGGTGCAGTGACCTACTCTTGCGAACAAAAAGACCTAGAAGAAGCAAATCCTAACGGCGAGCTAAGCGCAGAGAATACAAGTAACGCCACATCTGCGAACCTGATGTTCAACGAGACATTCGAGGGCAGCTCGGTCTTTGACGGCGCCAGGCTGCAGTCGGGCGCCAGCCACGCCTTCCAGGTGGTGGGCACGCCAGTGTTCTCGGGCTCCAAGTCGGGACGCTTCGAGCTGCGCGACTCCGACCCGGAGGCCAGCAACGGCACCCGCGCCGAGTACTTGTTCCCTGAGAACTCGGTGGGCAAGGAGCGCTGGTACTCCTTCCGGGCCTACTACCCGTCGAGCGGCTACAAGACCGACAGCAACAACGACATCCTCAACCAGTGGCACCAGGGCTCGGGCACGGGCAGCCCGTCCTCAACCTTCCGCGTGCGCAACGACCGCTTCCTGATGCGCATCGGCAACACGACCGAGAGCCGCAAGGAGTACGACCTGGGCGTGCAGGCCAAGGACACCTGGCACGAGTTTGTTTTCCATTTCGTCCACTCTAATGGCTCGGACGGCCTGGTGGAGGTGTGGCACAACGGTGAGAAGGTGCTCACGGTGAAGGGCGGCAACATGTACGACGCGCCGCTTCCGCGCTGGAAGGTGGGCATCTACAAGGACGACTGGAACGGCAGCGAGACCACCGACTCCAAGCAGCGTGTCTTCTTCCTGGACGACGTGCGCATGGGCAACGAGAAGGCAACCTTGGCCGACATGTCCTCTGCACCGGTGTCAGCTCCACAGCCATCTGAACCAGCAGCACCATCAGAGCCAGCTCCGTCTGAGCCTACTGCACCAGAGGCTGACCTTACATTGCCTGCACCTGGAACAGATCTGCTTTCTGGCGATATCACAGGCTTCACGCTGATTGATTCAGAGAGAGAGAAGGGCGTGCTGTCGCTGACAAACGGCACTACTCTTAGCCTGAGCTCTCTGGAGAACACTAAGCTGAACATCCAGGCTAATACTGCCTCGTCATTTTCGGGCAGCGTGAAGTTTGAGTTGAGTGGCGCGCAGAGCAAGTCTTACACTGACAACGCGGCTCCTTACGCCCTGCACGGCGACAACGGCAGCGGCAACTTCTACTACGGCAACTGGAACCCGCCGGCAACAGGCACCTACACGCTCAAGGCCACGCCATACTCGGCAGACGGAAAGGCCGGAACGCCTGTAAGCATTACCTTTAACATTACTGCGTCTGGTAACTCAGAGGTGAGTAGCTCAACAGAGCCTGTAACTTCTGAGCCAGTGGCCTCAGCTCCTAGTGCAAGTGCTGGCGATATCACAGGCTTCACGCTGATTGATTCAGAGAGAGAGAAGGGCGTGCTGTCGCTGACAAACGGCACTACTCTTAGCCTGAGCTCTCTGGAGTACACTAAGCTGAACATCCAGGCTAATACTGCCTCGTCATTTTCGGGCAGCGTGAAGTTTGAGTTGAGTGGCGCGCAGAGCAAGTCTTACACTGACAACGCGGCTCCTTACGCCCTGCACGGCGACAACGGCAGCGGCAACTTCTACTACGGCAACTGGAACCCGCCGGCAACAGGCACCTACACGCTCAAGGCCACGCCATACTCGGCAGACGGAAAGGCCGGAACGCCTGTAAGCATTACTTTTAATATTACTAAGTAATAGTTTGAATCTTAAAGAAGTGTAGTGACATTTGTTTTAATATAATATCCATATTTTTGAAAAAAGCAGCTAATCTTTAGCTGCTTTTTTTGTGCCTTATAAGTAGGTGGCTTCCTTTAAATAAAATGTTGGAATAATTAAACTTTGTTATGGGAGCACCGTAGTTGTTCTAGTGTTAGGATTTTAAGTTATTAGATATAAGACTATAAAGCTTTGTCAAACCTAGGTAAGGGAGTACTGCTGACAGCATTGCCTATCTTATTCACTCAAGTAGAAACAAAAAAGTTAGGCTATCATGATAGGTCTAGTGTGGCAGTAGAAGACTCAGCCACATTTGCGAACCTGATGTTCAACGAGACGTTCGAGGGCAGCTCGGTCTTTGACGGCGCCAGGCTGCAGTCGGGCGCTAGCCACGCCTTCCAGGTGGTGGGCACGCCAGTGTTCTCGGGCTCCAAGTCGGGACGCTTCGAGCTGCGCGACTCCGACCCGGAGGCCAGCAACGGCACCCGCGCCGAGTACTTGTTCCCTGAGAACTCGGTGGGCAAGGAGCGCTGGTACTCCTTCCGGGCCTACTACCCGTCGAGCGGCTACAAGACCGACAGCAACAACGACATCCTCAACCAGTGGCACCAGGGCTCGGGCACGGGCAGCCCGTCCTCAACCTTCCGCGTGCGCAACGACCGCTTCCTGATGCGCATCGGCAACACGACCGAGAGCCGCAAGGAGTACGACCTGGGCGTGCAGGCCAAGGACACCTGGCACGAGTTTGTTTTCCATTTCGTCCACTCCAACGGCTCGGACGGCCTGGTGGAGGTGTGGCACAACGGTGAGAAGGTGCTCACGGTGAAGGGCGGCAACATGTACGACGCGCCGCTTCCGCGCTGGAAGGTGGGCATCTACAAGGACGACTGGAACGGCAGCGAGACCACTGACTCCAAGCAGCGTGTCTTCTTCCTGGACGACGTGCGCATGGGCAACGAGAAGGCAACCTTGGCCGACATGTCCTCTGCACTGGTGAAGAGCGAAGAGTTAGTTGAAGATAAAGAAATCAAGTAGGCTTATTCCACTCAACCTGTTGTAGGTTCCATCATCAAAGTAATCCTGCAATTGCTCTATTTAATTTTTTTTTCCTTTCTACATACTGATGCAGTTCCTTATAGGAACATCCTTTGCTGTAATTAGCGGCATCAAAAGAGCTTCTTTCTAATAGAAGCAATCACAATTCCTATGCATGATACTAAAGAATGTATACTTGAGGAATTTTATTGGTATACCTTTTATAGGTTATAATATTCAAATAAATAATAAAAAAATATTTAGTAAGAAGGGTAACTTGTAGACTTAATTAAAGTAATATATAAGACTCAAATATTGTTATGAGGTCATTTCTCTAAGTTCAGGTGGCTCGCATTTACCGAATAGTTTTTTAGTTGTGTACTATTTTGCAGTTTAATTAAAAATATCCAAGTGTAGTATTGGTTACATGTAGTAGATTATAGGAAATTGACTGATGAAGCTTACTATTAGAAATATGCTTGGGTTGTTGTTCGCTTATATATTGATATGGAGCGGATTTGTGAGACGTGCACTGAATAAAGCCTTACAAGGTGACTACGTCCTGTCAATTTACTTCCATAAACCTACTAGAAGGGAGTTCGAAGCTAGTATCCGATGGCTCCAAAAAAACAACTTCAACTTTTTAAGCACTGCAGATCTTGAGAAGATTGTGCTACAGGAGTCACCTTTTCCCAAAGGTGCTGTAGTAATTACTGTGGATGATGGTTGGCAAAGTAATGAAGATTGTATAGCAGAGGTAGCTAAGAAGTATAAAGTACCTGTTACTATATTTGTTTCTACAGGCCCTGTGGAGGAGGGGGTATACTGGTGGTCTTATGCGCAGGAAGCAAGGAGAAGAAATATTAAATGTCTTTCCCTAAAGGCTTTGAAAAAGTTGCCTAATAAGTCACGTCTCGAGGAAATAGCTGAAATCAAAAACCTAATTTATTTAGACAGGGAAGCGATGACTATAGATCAAGTAAAAACGGTTGCAGATTCTGATTATGTATCTATTGGTGGACATAGCCACAGCCATCCTATACTTGTGAATTGTAGTGCTGAGCAGGTGCACAGCGAGATGAGTGTATCTAAAATAAAGCTCGAGTCTTGGCTTGAAAAAGATATTTCTTGTTTTGCATATCCAAATGGGGACTATGGTGAGCGGGAGATAAGGACTTTGCAAAGACTAGGATACAGGTTAGCATTCTGTAGTGAGCCAAGGCACTTAACACCGGATGTGCTAGACAAATGTTATCAACTTCCAAGATTTGGGTTTCTAGAGGGTGCCTCCTTTGCTGAAAATACCTGCCGGATGGTTGGGGTTTGGCAGCATACAGTACAAAGGTTTAAAAAACCTTCTCTAAAAGGATTGAAAGCAGAATTTGCCCCTGTACCTCATACAGAAGCCAGTGCAATAATGTAGAAGCTTGTGAAAGAATATCCTTATTGTCGCTTATCTGTGACTAGGTAGAATTTGAGCAGTTTTGATAGGAGATAAATTAAAGTATCACCCTTAGTAAACATTACTTTGCGTAGCATGAGAATACACTTCACTTCTTTCTCCCGTCGCCTTGCTATTTGGCCAACACTTCCACTTGGTGTTCATTTAAGAAGAGATGCTGATAAGCGCCCTTTTCCGCTTAATCAGGAAGGGTGTAGGATATATTCTCTTGCACGGCATGCCATCTGGAATGCTTGTCGCGCTTTTGGACTTGGGGCTGGAGATGTTATACTTGTGCCAGCCTATCATCACGGTTCCGAAGTAGAAGCTCTCTTACAGGCAGGTGTTCAAGTAAGGTATTATGAAGTTAACGATGCCTTGGAGCCAGACCCAGAAGAGCTGAAGGAGCAAATGGATCACAAAGTGCGAGCTTTATATATCATCCATTACCTGGGATTCCCACAGAATGCTGCGTATTGGCGTGAATGGTGTGATGTGCAGGGGATACTATTAATTGAGGATGCTGCTCAGGCCTTTCTAGCAACTGTTAATGGGCAGCCTGTTGGTTCGTTTGGGCATGTGGCAGTGTTTTGCCTTTATAAAACATATGGTATTCCTGATGGGGGTGCTTTATTTAGTATCGCCCCGCCTGAGCCACCTTCAAGTGTTCCTAAGTCAGGTTATTGGAGGATGCTAAAGAGGCATATAAATTGGGTAGCTGCACGCAGAGGCGAAGTAGGTTTTGTTCATATGCTGATAAAGCCTGTTTTTGCTTGGTGGAAGAGGATAAATGAGCATGCACATGCAGAGTTCGATTTAGGAAGTCCTGTGTTGCCACTTTCCAAAATGAGTAGCTATTTGATTCCTAAAATTGTTGATGAGAAATCTGCTGTTCAACGCAGAGAGAACTATAAATTTTTACTTAAGCACCTTGGGAATATGGTTCCCAGCCAGTTTGCTACGCTTCCAGAGGGAGCCTGCCCATTTGCTTTTCCGGTGCAAGTGCAAGATGCGAAGACTTTTTTAGAAAAGTTGAAGCGGAAAGGTGTAATGGGACTTTTGTTTTGGCTTAACCCTCATCCAACTTTACCGGTGGAGCAATTTCTTAGAAGCAAATCTTTACGTGAGCGAGTACTAGCGCTGCCAGTGCATCAAGAGCTTACCAGGAGTGATCTTGAAAGAATTGTTAAGGTAGTAAAAGCCTGTAGTGCTATCTCTGAAGTAGCCTCGGAACCTGTTGTTTCAGTTAATTACAGTTAGCTCACTTTCCAAATAATTACAGTATTCATCTTTCACAGTTATTGATAATATATGCAGGATAACACCACATATGAGGTTGTGAAGGTTTCTTATAGAGCAGTAGGTGTTGAAGTAGTTATTGGGGAGGGTGTTTATGACTTGCTCAATAATATTACTTTTCAGTCTGCTTGGGACAATCTCCTCGAGTCTTGTGCCTGGAGTACTGTATTCCAGAGTCGCAGCTTTGTTTCTACTTGGTATAATGTTTATCAAAATGAATATTTACCCATTCTTGTCAAAAATGAGAATGAGGGTGAATTGATAGGGCTTTTAGCCATGGCTCTGCCGTTGTCAGCCCTCAGAGAGTGTGATACCAAGACGGCTAAAGGCAGAATAGTTGGTGCAGGGCAATATGAGGCAGAGTACCAAACTTGGCTAGCACTAGAATCAAATGGGGAGTCATTCATTCAGGATGCTCTTTCAGCTATGAGAAAGCAGTTTCCTTTATGTGAAATTCAACTTCGCTATCTTCCTCCGAATACTCCTATAGGTTGGGCTATGGGCGAGTCAAAGTGGGTTAAGCGAGTAGTGTTACAGCCTAGCAGGCGTCCTCTCATGGATATGGGTATGCCTGATTTCAGCAAGCTGTTCAA is a genomic window containing:
- a CDS encoding polysaccharide lyase, whose amino-acid sequence is MNSRLKYFLMPLLVGAVTYSCEQKDLEEANPNGELSAENTSNATSANLMFNETFEGSSVFDGARLQSGASHAFQVVGTPVFSGSKSGRFELRDSDPEASNGTRAEYLFPENSVGKERWYSFRAYYPSSGYKTDSNNDILNQWHQGSGTGSPSSTFRVRNDRFLMRIGNTTESRKEYDLGVQAKDTWHEFVFHFVHSNGSDGLVEVWHNGEKVLTVKGGNMYDAPLPRWKVGIYKDDWNGSETTDSKQRVFFLDDVRMGNEKATLADMSSAPVSAPQPSEPAAPSEPAPSEPTAPEADLTLPAPGTDLLSGDITGFTLIDSEREKGVLSLTNGTTLSLSSLENTKLNIQANTASSFSGSVKFELSGAQSKSYTDNAAPYALHGDNGSGNFYYGNWNPPATGTYTLKATPYSADGKAGTPVSITFNITASGNSEVSSSTEPVTSEPVASAPSASAGDITGFTLIDSEREKGVLSLTNGTTLSLSSLEYTKLNIQANTASSFSGSVKFELSGAQSKSYTDNAAPYALHGDNGSGNFYYGNWNPPATGTYTLKATPYSADGKAGTPVSITFNITK
- a CDS encoding polysaccharide lyase, translated to MFNETFEGSSVFDGARLQSGASHAFQVVGTPVFSGSKSGRFELRDSDPEASNGTRAEYLFPENSVGKERWYSFRAYYPSSGYKTDSNNDILNQWHQGSGTGSPSSTFRVRNDRFLMRIGNTTESRKEYDLGVQAKDTWHEFVFHFVHSNGSDGLVEVWHNGEKVLTVKGGNMYDAPLPRWKVGIYKDDWNGSETTDSKQRVFFLDDVRMGNEKATLADMSSALVKSEELVEDKEIK
- a CDS encoding polysaccharide deacetylase family protein — encoded protein: MKLTIRNMLGLLFAYILIWSGFVRRALNKALQGDYVLSIYFHKPTRREFEASIRWLQKNNFNFLSTADLEKIVLQESPFPKGAVVITVDDGWQSNEDCIAEVAKKYKVPVTIFVSTGPVEEGVYWWSYAQEARRRNIKCLSLKALKKLPNKSRLEEIAEIKNLIYLDREAMTIDQVKTVADSDYVSIGGHSHSHPILVNCSAEQVHSEMSVSKIKLESWLEKDISCFAYPNGDYGEREIRTLQRLGYRLAFCSEPRHLTPDVLDKCYQLPRFGFLEGASFAENTCRMVGVWQHTVQRFKKPSLKGLKAEFAPVPHTEASAIM
- a CDS encoding aminotransferase class V-fold PLP-dependent enzyme, coding for MRIHFTSFSRRLAIWPTLPLGVHLRRDADKRPFPLNQEGCRIYSLARHAIWNACRAFGLGAGDVILVPAYHHGSEVEALLQAGVQVRYYEVNDALEPDPEELKEQMDHKVRALYIIHYLGFPQNAAYWREWCDVQGILLIEDAAQAFLATVNGQPVGSFGHVAVFCLYKTYGIPDGGALFSIAPPEPPSSVPKSGYWRMLKRHINWVAARRGEVGFVHMLIKPVFAWWKRINEHAHAEFDLGSPVLPLSKMSSYLIPKIVDEKSAVQRRENYKFLLKHLGNMVPSQFATLPEGACPFAFPVQVQDAKTFLEKLKRKGVMGLLFWLNPHPTLPVEQFLRSKSLRERVLALPVHQELTRSDLERIVKVVKACSAISEVASEPVVSVNYS